Sequence from the Lacerta agilis isolate rLacAgi1 chromosome 6, rLacAgi1.pri, whole genome shotgun sequence genome:
ATTGACAGTTTTGAGGTGAACGGTTTAAAGACCACCAATTGCAACTACATACTGGCTGCCTGTATGCTTCCAAGACCCATTTTAACAGAAGTAGTATGACTCAGGATCTCACTCTCTTCTGGACTTTCTCTTCAGCATGAACCTACCTAGACACTTAGATCCTCAAGCCCTCCACAGGTCTCTCCTCTGAGGGACGCTGGGTGTGGCAATAAGGAGAGGGACTCTAGTTGTGGATCTCATTGATGAAATGATCTCCCCAGCAAGGTCTGCTTGGCCCCTTTGATGACATTTCAGTGCCAGCTGGACTTACCCCTTTTGTATTAGTACGTAGTCAGGCTGCTTCATGGAAAGTTATCCTCACAACTGAGGCTTTGAGATAACAATTTGCTTCAGGAACAAAGAGGCACCTAGGCAAAGTAGGGACTACATCCAAAGTCTCATGTAATATCACCTATTGTGTCACACTGCTCACCTTCAGCATCAGGGATGAGATGGATAAGGCAGGTCTTGCTACAGAGAAATGTAGAGGGAATCTGATACTGGGCAAGTTTCTCAAATTTGTCTGTgttcttccagaaaaaaaatattgataaaTCTGCTGGACGGTTGGGCATTATGTCTGGTCCTGCCACATCTAGCCCTTAAATCTTCTATCAGATTATCCTTCCTGCGTCTTAGCAAATGCTTCAACATTGGAATTTCTTCAAGGTCTAACAGCACATCATTCTTTAGTGGAACATGTGAGGAAGTAGGCAGGTTTTTCTAACACTTTTGCTTTTACAAGTATTTACAGCACAACTTTCCTTTTGTCAGACCTGTGAATTGGATTCAGACAGTCATACTTAGACCCACTGAGTGCTGCCATCTGAATCTTCCCACTCTCCATTCATATTTTGAGGACTGCTTGGTTTAGAGGAAGGTGCTGCCTTCTCTCTCCATGGCTCGTACCTCAAATGTTAGAACTGTGCCTGCTACCATACAGAAGGAaaggtgtttgttttaaaaaaagccaacATTCTTCTCCAAAGCGCCTGTTCTGCCACTTTGACTGAATGAGACAAGCAACACAGAAGATGCTTCATGCACACATACAGCAGCATAATTGCATGCCATTTCTATTCTCTAAAGCCCACCCTATTTTCCTCCTCCCCTAAGGCTTGGGAGTGATGCTAAGTTCCAGGTTGATAAATGGAAAAATAACTACTGTTCCTAGAGCTGAACCCAGTTGAGGGATTGGGGTTGGTTTGCACTTCCAAGACCTGAATGGACTAAGAAAGTGGACTTCAAATATCCAAAGAGGTCCTCAGCTGAGCACCAACAGACTCCATGATGGAGCAAGGGCCGCTCTGATCTGCATCCCTCTCAAGGTTCCATTTTGAGAAAGCCCTAATTTAGGCTATGGAAGTTGGACAGAACAGGGATTCTGGTAGTGCGCCTTAAAGCTTTTGTCCTGATTGGCTGAGAAATCATTCTCAATAATTAATCTGTACTTGATAGGCAGGAGCCCAACACATGCAAAAGAAGCAAACTCCAATCTTCTCACATACTCTGAAGGCCACATGAGACCACCACTTTCCTGAAGCTAAGCACTTAGATGGGTTAACTGCCCAGAAACCACACCTATGGCACCTTGGACTCCCTGACAGAAGAAAagagggatataaatgcaaaggggtggaatctgtattttaaataaaagaataaagcaggtaaaaagaagaagccagCAGGTGTTCAGTTATCCAACAGCAGCTATGATGTAGCATCAGTAAGTCAATGCTTACAACATTGGTTCAATAAGTTTATTCTTTTCTGACATCTCCATAGAAAATTATGGAAGGCCTCTTAGCTATCAGCCACACGCTCCTGGGCCCTTAGGAAGCTAGCCTTCTTTTGAGCCACACGATCTTTCTTCTGGGCAAGGGATAACTTGGGACGGTTCCACCTGCAAATAAGAGATTGTGTTAGTGTTGCTGATGCGTTAAGCATAAGGCATGAGCcttaggaacattttttttaaacggaAAAACTTGACACCAACCTACTATTTCAAAGTGCCACTCTACAGGCCACCATTTACTTTTTCTACCTTTTTAATCCATCACTGTGCCACTCAgggctatatattttttttaccatGTAAACGTCAGGTATTGAGAGGCAGTGACATTCTTCCCAGGAATGTCAGGTCATTCTAAACATGCCTGTATGCTATACAACAGCAAGTATGTGACATCCTCAGAAGGCAGGATTATTATAACTCAGCATCATATGCTTACAGCAGAGGACCTACTAtgtcactgcctcccccccccccaatttctgggGTTGTCAGTTCTACAGTGGCTTAATTTTCCAACTATATTTAAGTCTACCTGATGTGAGTCTTAAcatggaagggaaggggaaagtttTCTTATGTGGCTGCATAAAATAATTCAAATCACTTGACTGTGGGCCAAGGATTTAGTGCAGAGATGGGGATCCTTTGTTTGCTGTGCTGAGAAGAAAAGATTACCTAACTGGGACTTTTGAAATTTAGCCAAATATTACACGTGGCCCTAAAGCCACAGGTTGTTCACCTGCTATAGAAAATGGCTGCACATGTATGATCGCCTCCCTCAAATACCCTTCAAGACCCTCAGGGAAAGATGGCCCCATTCCATCACTCAAGTGTTCACTGCTAGATTTGCTAATTTATACCAAATACAGACTGGCAGGTCCACCAAGAATACATCCAAGCTCTGTGAGATTTACACTCACCACTAACTAAACTAGGTAGGCAAATGAACATGACTGTGACCCGTGAATGCTTTACAAGTGCCTGTGGGAGACTCGTAGAAGAGTAGGATACGAGGTGATTTAAAAGATGACATTCCCAGAGCAAAAGGTGTTGTATTAACTTGAAAACTAAGCAACCACTGTCCTATGAGACAGTAACTTTCAACAAagaatggaaaactgtgtttgtCATACCAAAGAACACTAATAACCAATGAAACCAAAACACCTCTGGCCTAAGAAGCAGGCCAGAACAATCATAGGAACTAAGTGGAACTACTGTTTTTCTCCTGCAACCGAATTAAGAGCAGCCCATGAAATACATGTTAAGTGATAACGAACTTAATGAATTGTTATCAGTTCTGTTCTACTGCTGCTCATATTCAAACTGCCAGTACTGCCATTTGTAAGatccttttttgttttgatcTACATTAAGGAGAGATCTTAAGGTCCATAAGCAGCACCCAGCTTGCAAAGGCAAAACTTCCTGCCGGGACCAAGCTCATGAAGGAGGCTGCAACACAGGAGGAGCCTTAGCAGCTTGGATGCAACCCTCAAGCCTAACACGATCTAGACCAAGCTGTTAAAAGCACACAGGGCTTTTACACTAAGCTTCCCAATAAGCCAAAATGTTTCTGAAAATGCAAATTCCTGCCACAAAACTAAGAAATCTTTCCATCCTAGTATCAGTtgttaatgcattttaaaaagtttcagtGGCACAGCACTTTTAGTAACAGACGTTTCTTTATAGGATATCATCTTGCAGGAGGAGAAAATGACCATCTCACCTCTTCTTTTTGACTTCCCTCTTGGGTTTCTTTTCGTGGACTGGATTTTCACGTATTCCAGCATGGGCTTTTTTGTACAGTTCTTCTATCTGAAATAAGGATTTTAGAAATCAGTTTTACATTTTGTACATGTTGAGCAAAATTtacttgacacccccccccccgcgccctaTAATAGGAAGTAATGTTTTAAAAGTAACTCGTATACAATGTTGTCATAACTACATACCACAGATCTATTCTAGATAAGGACACAGAATGAACACACAAATCAATACAGAGTTCGTGAGTATGACCTTTCTTCCAGTGTTTAAGTACGTATAAAAGAGACCCACAATTACAAGAACTTGGGGCAAATTCACATTTGGGGAAGTGGGGGGCGGGAAACACCTGTGTATGAACATCCATCGTACACACAGCACTAGTTGGATTTTACAAATTTTAGTACTCCAGCAGGCTGGGACTATTGACCACTGACCACTGAGTACCGACATCCCTCACAAGAAGCGGTCAGCCACTTTGCCACTTGAATGTTTTGATTTCTTAACAGAAGCAAAAGTAACTTAGTCAGGCtctaacttcacacacacacaaacagagatcTATGTGGTCCAGAGGTTTTCAGCCTCCTCCAAATCAACAGAGGGGGTGGAGACTAACACCTCCAACTAGGAAACTTGCATCTTACTTTCAACAATAACTTATGATTTTGCAAATGTGTGAACACCTGTTCTTCTAACTAACCACTCTGAAGCAGCCAACCTAACCGTTTCTTGGTTACCAGTCCATGAACTTGGGCAAGCAAAATTTCCACAGGGGCTCTGGAGTTCCCAAGTACACCAAATGGCTTAATACTACAAATGCATTTCCTCTGAAGGGCAAATTATGCTAAAAATTTATCACAAACCAAAGTACTAATGTGGTTTAAAGCAGCCTTGCATATCAGCAATTTTATCTGTGAATCATAACAAGTGTGCTGGTGTTGGATGAGTGGCCACCTGCAAGGCTGGATTTAAGACTAATTTCCTCATATCCACTTAGCAGTGCAAGAAAGAAGGAATTCGTGCACCTCTGACTGTTCACGTCCAACTGAAATCCCAGTGCTTTCTGCACCCCTGCTTTCCAATCCAAGACTACTACTATCAAGATGCTCTCTCATCAAACAGGAACTCCAAAGGTCTGAGCAAGCTTTGAGCCTTTTAAACAGCAGAAAGGAAGACAATTTAGGAGTTAACCAGGGAATTTACAAGCAGTCAGGAAACTGGACACGTATCTGTGGTGGATTTACAAATGGAATGATAGGTCATTATTTAACAAGATATTTTCAGGGATGTGCAAGGCTCATAACAGAGATACTAGGTCTGAGATCTGAGAGATCCCAGATACTTGCTAGTATTTTCCCATAAAAGTGTCTGTTGCCAGCAATATCAGTTCAACGCAACACACACTCTTAGTACTTGCTTTTTCAATCACTGTGAACATCAAGCATCTTACCATATCAGGCGTCACGTTGTTCTTTATATACTGGGAGAACTGTTTCTTGTAAGCGTCTTCATCTTCCTCCATCAAGTAACGCATGTAATCGGCAACATTCTGGCCCATGATGTGCTTGCGGTGGACCTCTGCATTGAATTCTTTGCTCTCCGAGTCATAACCAGGGAAACGTTTGGTACTGAGAGACATGAATTGAGGAATCCTCGTTAACATTTGAGAGAAAGCATTTCTTAAGCAAAAATCAGTCAAGATCAGACAGAAATTTCAGCCACCATCAGTCCCGTCTTGAAACACTGAGCTCTCTCATACACATGCCAAGGACCAACTACAACATGTTCAAGTCAGTGGGACATCATCACATAGCAGCCAGATTGAAgacaagaaggaaaaaaaggtgaATTATTAAGGAGTGCTGTAATGAAGGTTTTTTTGGTGGGGCGGCAGAAATTACAACCTGTTTTACTATTCTGGGTATTGCTTGTACAATCTACTGCTGCCGTCAAAGTGATGAATGGTGGTAATTCTCAAATGAGCCAGACCTCTGAGCGTCTGGTATGTGGAAGTCTGTGGTAGAGAGGAGACGGCAAGTGAAGTCCGCAATGGGAGTATCATACCCAGGGCCAGGTGACTTAAGATGCAGCAAGTAGCAttaagcaccaccaccaccaccaccaacaacactTATGGCAAAAGTTAAATTCACTGAATTTaaatttcaaaacaaacacacctcCATTTCTACGGGAAGTGTCTGAACTATCAGTCCCAGGGGCGGGAATTACCTGTGTGGAATGGAAAGACCACCATCCACAGCTCCCTTCAGAGCACCGAAAACTTTGTTCCCAGTGGTAGTGCGAGCAAGGCCTGCATCCAAATAGCACGTAAAAGCACCAGGTTGCCCATCCACGCTTTCTACATTATACTCGTCACCCGTCACTTCAACTTGACCTTCGTAGATCTTATCAAGGCCAAATTTGTTCAGAAGCTGCAACAAACAAGGCAACAGGTCTAAGTTCTTCTTCATAGATCTACTGCACTGGAGACCAAAACAGGCTTTCGGTGAAACATTCCATATTTCATGAGACAGAAAGATAGGCAGTTTGCAACCCACTCCAAGGGCCAGTTGTGACCAGAATGGTAAgctgtttgttttaaagataTTAAAACCTTAAAACACCAGGGCTGGGGAAAAACTCATGCACCAACAATCTTTTAGGAGTCAATCGTGTGCACAAGTGATTCTACAGAAGCAACTTTTTGAGACCACAGTCAGCAAAACTTTATCTAGCCCGTTTTCAGCATGGGATTTGTCATTTGGATAACACCCTAATGTGAGAATTCCAAGTTACTAATTGTAAGTTGAGCTAGCCATACCTCTACCACATACAATGCAAGGATGTCTTTAAAACCATGGCTGAAAGGTGGGGGAACATAACAAGAGCTACAGAGGAAGGGAAATAGAATCTTGCAGTAAAGAAATTCCACTGATATAAGAATTCTGAGAGGTAATTTTACTTTCATCAAGTACTCAGGAATAACTGGTGGCTAATATGCTGAAATGAAACAAGCACAGACATACACACCCAAACCCAAAGTTCTGTCATCTTTTTTTTTGCCCAGTTCATTTTACAAGGTGCTGCCTTAATACATACAAAATCCCAGGTTTGTACTTGAGAACTAAAACAGAAACAGACTGGGTAAGTGCTGATGTGCATATCCCACCTCCTACAGACATACACTTTAAGCCAGTACTATAAAACCCTAAATTTCCATTATTTTTAAATCGTGTGTCCCAATTTGTGTCAAATAAGCTGGTGCAGATGTTATTCTGATTTTTCAGAATAGATACATACCCTGCGGGCCATCAGCAAGCCTGTGCAATAGGCAGCAGCGTAGTTGGTCAAGCCTACTTTCACTCCATACTTTGGCAGCTCGTGAGCGTATGCGGCACAGACAATCATGTCACCTTCAATTCTGGCATATGCGATCTGACAACAAAAGCAATGTTAGTGGGTGACCTCCAACCAAACAGCTGCAATATTAATTCACTACAGTCTTCCCTCTGTTTGAGAGGAGTGCCATCAAAGTCAGCAATCCTGTAGTGCCAACCTTCCCCCATGttccccccccaaaccagagTGTACCCACAATGTCTGTAAACAATGTATATCTACCTAAGAAGCATGAGTGAGTTTAGTGAGTAAAGCACATATCAGCAACAGCTAGATCTTTGtcggaataaaaaaaaaaaccttataaaAGACACTGACCAAATCATTCTCTCCCTTCATCATCTGCTCAGTCCCCACCTTGCCCCCCGTTGATCTATTGATCCTGCTCCTTCTTTCTCATGCCCTCAGAGAAACATGTTTAGACTCTCTTGACTGTGAAGGACTACTGGTACTTTAAGCCATAGACAAtgagagaatacacacacacagtagctACAATAGTCCCGCATTTTAGTTATTCAACTATAAAGAATGGTGGCGGCAGCAATAAGGGCAGTTAGGTAAGTGCTGCTATAAGACCAGGACAGTTTGCCACTCAGCTTCTCATCCAGGACAGCTGGTTCCTCAGGACTGTAGGGCACAAGCTTAACTGTTTCTAGGTTGTCCAAGGCATTCCAATATGAAAATGTAACAGGGGAAAGACTTCCAGTGATGATATACATATTTAGTCCTTTTTTCCAGTTTTTGCACCCCAAATTACAAAGTCATTTGAACACTGTTGTCAAAAAGTAAGAGATGTGTAGACTAAAGAAACCTGTTTCATTCATAGGTTTGGAAATCAAAGTACTTCTGAAGATTTACTTAGCACATGGCAATTTCCACGTGAAAGGGTCTACAACAGCAAGCCATCAAATGCAACTTTGTCAAGTAgaacagaagcattgccacccaaccCTACCCCACTCATCATTCcctcctccacctctttcccccttttcttcctaatgtaacacttatgtctcaacaaatgaaactgatctgtaaaaaatgtaacctgaaaaagagacattgcacatacttttgtaaaccaagaaaactttaatatttttttttaaaaaaaattaaacttcccCCGTGAGATTGAA
This genomic interval carries:
- the RPL5 gene encoding 60S ribosomal protein L5, with amino-acid sequence MGFVKVVKNKAYFKRYQVKFRRRREGKTDYYARKRLVIQDKNKYNTPKYRMIVRVTNRDIICQIAYARIEGDMIVCAAYAHELPKYGVKVGLTNYAAAYCTGLLMARRLLNKFGLDKIYEGQVEVTGDEYNVESVDGQPGAFTCYLDAGLARTTTGNKVFGALKGAVDGGLSIPHSTKRFPGYDSESKEFNAEVHRKHIMGQNVADYMRYLMEEDEDAYKKQFSQYIKNNVTPDMIEELYKKAHAGIRENPVHEKKPKREVKKKRWNRPKLSLAQKKDRVAQKKASFLRAQERVADS